A part of Apodemus sylvaticus chromosome 19, mApoSyl1.1, whole genome shotgun sequence genomic DNA contains:
- the Gpr6 gene encoding G-protein coupled receptor 6 produces MNASAAALNESQVVAVAAEGAAAAATAAGAPDTSEWGPPAASAALGGGGGPNGSLELSSQLPAGSSGLLLSAVNPWDVLLCVSGTVIAGENALVVALIASTPALRTPMFVLVGSLATADLLAGCGLILHFVFQYVVPSETVSLLMVGFLVASFAASVSSLLAITVDRYLSLYNALTYYSRRTLLGVHLLLAATWTVSLGLGLLPVLGWNCLADRASCSVVRPLTRSHVALLSTYFFVVFGIMLHLYVRICQVVWRHAHQIALQQHCLAPPHLAATRKGVGTLAVVLGTFGASWLPFAIYCVVGSQEDPAIYTYATLLPATYNSMINPIIYAFRNQEIQRALWLLFCGCFQSKVPFRSRSPSEV; encoded by the coding sequence ATGAACGCTAGCGCTGCCGCGCTCAACGAGTCCCAGGTGGTGGCAGTAGCGGCCGAGGGAGCAGCGGCTGCGGCTACAGCAGCAGGGGCACCGGACACCAGCGAATGGGGACCCCCAGCAGCCTCCGCGGCGCTGGGAGGCGGCGGTGGACCTAACGGGTCACTGGAGCTGTCTTCGCAGCTGCCGGCAGGGTCCTCGGGACTACTGCTTTCGGCAGTGAATCCCTGGGATGTGCTGCTGTGCGTGTCGGGGACTGTGATCGCAGGCGAAAACGCGCTGGTGGTGGCGCTCATCGCGTCCACTCCCGCGTTGCGCACGCCCATGTTTGTGCTCGTGGGTAGTCTGGCCACTGCTGACCTGCTGGCGGGCTGTGGCCTCATCCTACACTTCGTGTTCCAGTACGTGGTGCCCTCGGAGACTGTGAGCCTGCTCATGGTGGGCTTCCTGGTGGCGTCCTTCGCCGCCTCAGTCAGCAGCCTGCTTGCAATCACTGTGGACCGTTACCTGTCCCTTTACAACGCTCTCACCTACTACTCGCGCCGGACCCTGTTGGGCGTGCACCTCTTGCTAGCAGCCACCTGGACTGTGTCCCTCGGGTTGGGGTTGCTGCCTGTTCTAGGCTGGAACTGCTTGGCTGACCGCGCGTCCTGCAGCGTGGTGCGCCCCCTGACACGCAGCCATGTGGCGTTGCTCTCCACTTACTTCTTTGTGGTCTTTGGCATCATGCTGCACTTGTACGTGCGCATCTGCCAGGTGGTCTGGCGCCACGCCCACCAAATCGCTTTGCAGCAGCATTGCCTAGCACCACCCCACTTAGCAGCCACTAGAAAGGGCGTGGGAACTCTGGCCGTGGTGCTAGGCACTTTTGGGGCCAGCTGGCTGCCCTTCGCCATCTATTGTGTGGTAGGTAGCCAAGAGGACCCAGCCATCTACACGTATGCCACCCTGCTGCCTGCCACCTATAACTCCATGATCAATCCCATCATCTATGCCTTCCGCAACCAGGAGATCCAGCGTGCCTTGTGGCTCCTGTTCTGTGGCTGTTTCCAATCCAAAGTGCCCTTCCGCTCCAGGTCCCCTAGTGAGGTCTGA